The window CCCAAAAATTAGAAACTTCGCAAACCTGGATGAAGTTTTGAGGCATCTCATCTCTCTTTGTGATGTTCCCTTGACGTTGACATgcatcacaagtatccaccaaagtttgagcttccttgaaaatcgttggccaataaaaacctgcatcaaacactttcttactagtaacggaaggtccataatgaccaccggttgGCCCTCGGTGACAGCCATCCAAGATCAAACGAGTCTCTCCACCCGCaacacatcttctaatcattccatctgcacaaacatgaaacaaatagggttcttcccaataataatgcttaacatcggaaaagaactttttcctttgttgattTGTCCATCCTTTCGGAATTACCCCTACAACAAGATAATTAGCAAAATCCGCATACCATGGAACATTAGAAATACTCATCAACGATTCATCCGGGAAggtatcatcaatatcatctcCCCTTggttcctcacggtgaggatccTCTAACCTACTTAAGTGATCGGCCGCCAACTTTTTagcccctttcttatcctttatctcGATGTCAAACTCTTgtaaaagcaagacccaacgtatGAGACGAGGTTTAGCATGTTGTTCAGAAAACAAGTACTTAAGGGCTGAATGATCGGTAAAAACAATGGTCTTACTAAGCACCAAAtacgacctaaacttatcaaatgcatacACAACAGCAAGCAACTCTTTTTCagtagtagtgtaattttgttgaGCACTATTAAGAGTCTTGCTAGCAAAATAAATAGGACGGAAATGATTACCTTCTCGTTGCCCTAAACCCGCTCCAACTGCAAAATCACTCCCATCACACattagttcaaaaggttgagaccaatcAGGAGAAACCATAATAGGTGGGTGAGTCTAACAATCTTTAAGCAGTTTAAATGCCTTTACACAATCCGAATTAAACTCAAAAGGCACATCTTTTTCAAGCAAACGGGTCATAGGTCGGGCTATCtttgaaaaatctttaataaacctacgGTACAACCCGGCATGACCTAAAAAACTTCTAACGCCCTTTACATTAGTtggtggaggtaatttagcaATAGCATCAATTTTAGCCTTATCTACCTCAATCCCCAAAATAGACACCTTATGCCCCAAAACAACTCCCTCTCTAACCATAAAATGATAttttcccaattaagaacaaggtGTGCCCGCTCACATCGCTCAAGCATCTTATCCAAGTTGGAAAGACACTAGTCAAAAGAATCACCAAAGACCGagaagtcatccatgaaaacctccatagatGTCTCCAACATATCTTGGAATATCGtgatcatgcacctttggaaggtggcaGGAGCATTACACAATCCAAACGGCATCCTACGATAAGCATATGTGCCAAAGGGACATGTAAAGGTcgtcttttcttgatcattggtgttaatgggtatttgaaagtacccggagaaaccatcaagaaagcaaaaatactcatttccagctaaccgttcgagcatttgataAATGAAGGGTAAAGGGAAGTGGTCTTTACGggttgcatcattcaatttcctataatcaatacacacCCGCCACCCAGTAACCGTCCTAGTAGGTACTAGTTCATTATGTTCATTAGTGACAACGGTCGTCCCCCCTTTCTTCGGTATACAAtggaccggacttacccatggacTGTCAGAGATAGGATAAGTAATTCCAGcatctaaaagtttaattatctctttcttaatgacatctttcatattctgatttagcctcctttgtctttgaacacttggtttgaaattttcatgcaaattaattttgtgtttACAAAATTCGGGGCTAATTCTGGGTATGTCAGTTGTACTCCAAGCAAAAGCTCTTTTATGAGCCTTCAAAATAGTCATTAACTTACCTTTCTCATTATCCGAAAGTGATGACGAAATGACAACGGGAAGAAGTGACTTACCTTCGAGGAATGCATATTCCAAGTGCTCGGGAAGTGGCTTGAGCTCCAAATCGGTTGGTGGATTGTCCaccgaagtttcaatcttcaaaccatCCCTCTCAATTTCCTCAAAAGTCTCATCCACCGGTGGTGACTCATTGATGCTTAATTCCATGATCTCTTTCACCATATCCGCAACCATCACTTGCTCCTCTTCACTACAAGCAAGCAAAGCTTCTCCTTCATCCGTGTTCAAAAAATTCATCAATTCCGTTTCCAAAGCTTCATCCTCGTCAAtcacatcaatcctgaaacatgaATCATTAGTAGAATAAGGATGTTGCAAAGCTTTATCAATGGAAAACAAAATCCTATCATTTCCTATACCCAATGAAATAACTTTATTCTTGACACGAATAATAACATCGGTCGTATACAAGAAAGGTCGGCCTAAGATAAGAGGCACCTTGGCGTCTTCTTCCATTTCAAGGATAACGAAAATTGGCCAACAAGACAATATGGCCTACTTTAACACACAAATTTTCAGCAATCCACATGGGGTACTGAAATGAATGATTGTCAAGCCTAATACTCATCCGAGTTGGCTTAAGAGCCACTAAAGACAATCGCCTATAAACTGaaaaaggcatcaaattaatgctaGCACCAATGTCGGCCAAAGCATCACAAGTAAGCTTAGCATCAAGAGaacaagtaatcagaaaactccctggatcttcaaGCTTAGGACGGATTTGATTTTTCACAATTGCCGAACACTCCGCGTTGAGGAAAGTAGCCTTAGCTTCCTCTTATCCGTTACAAGATCCTTGATGAACTTGGCATAATTCGGCGTTCTtgaaagcaaatcaaccaaagacacattatataaactaatttaATCATGTCCACAAACTTACCGTATTGTTCCCTGAGCTTAtccttcttcaatctttgaggaAAAGGAACCTTAGGCTTGTACGCCTTCACCTCAGGATCAACAACCGCCGGTTTAGCTACCGGTGTTGTAGATGTAGATGAAACGGCCGGTGATTTCACGGTTGGGTTTGGCTCCACCACAATTTCTTCATCAACTTGATCATCTTCACTTTCACTATCAACCTGTATAGGAACATTAGTAGCACTGGAAATAGGAGGTGAAATAGGAGAATTTACTACCTTACCGAaccgagtagtaatggcatttacatgctcatttCTAACATTCGggtgttgatacttattacctccatcattTGAACCGGAAGTCTTAGGATTTTGCTGGGTATTACTTGGAAGAGTACCTTGTTGACGATTAGAATTACCCATTGTATCAAGCCTCACACCTAAATTCTTGATCACCACATTGTTGACTcttgatattttgattcatcttatcattcaaagcgGTGATATCAGTTCGGTAGTTCTCATTCTTCTTGTCTTGATCAACCATAAAATTCTTCACAAGATCCctaagctcggcattaggattAACTATTTCAACCGGTTGAACCAAAGGACCTCCTTGATTTCCTCCTTGCCATGAAGCTCCCAATGTAGACCTATAATTTCCtgcaccattagaattaaaattagaatttgaaTTACCTTGGTACCGGTTTTGATAAGCTCCATTCCTTTGAAATACCCCTCGAGTTGCAAACGGTGGTTGgtattgattttgaacataatcaacttctTCTTTCTTTGGCGCTTTATCACAATCTTCCGTGTAATGCCTATCACCACAAATGTCACAACCCGCAACCGCCGTCTTCAAATCCTTCTCAATCAATCTAAACCTACCATCCATACTTGCAaattgcttatctatgtgacTTGCCAAAGCCTTAATTTCAGCCACAACATCATTACTTCCACCACTATCAACCCGAGCCACACTTTTTCTTCCCGTTTTAACAAGATCCGGTTTAGTTCTACCCGCTTCTCGAATCACACTTGTATGAACCATATCTTCCATAACCTTATAGGCTTCGTTGTAAGTGACATTATTAATGTTACCTCCATAAGCCCAATCCAATTCCCTTTGAGTGCCGCTATCTAAACcccgaaagaaaaataagaatgtgCTCATTTAATTGAATACCATTCCCGGGACAATTCCTCATCAATTCCTTCAATCTTTTCCAAGCATCTACCAAATCTTCACCACTATGTTACTTAAACGCCCGGATCTCcaacttcattgtttcaaccaattgagcCGGAAAGAACCGCTCAATGAATCCTTCCCTTAACTCTTCCCATGTCTCAAATATATTTTCATCGAGATTCTTATACAAAGTCGCCTCCTCTCCCGTGAGAGACAACGGAAACAATTCAAGCTTAACATGTGGCATTTGAGTCTCCCCACACTTGAACAATCGACAAACCTTTTCAATCTTCTCCATATGATCATACGGACCCCACTTAACAAACCCCGTCAAACTGATTTTCCTCAACCCGAGACAAATGATTACCCTTGACATTGAAATTCGAAATGGTAGTTGGAGGACGAATAGCcgatgtagatgcagattcgttgtgacaatcgcaacatagatttgattatcgtttatgtttttaggaacttgtgtgtaatcatttaaataagaacttgtgttgatatttaatgattacgtttgaacttcaatattatatatgtttgtgttttatattgtgtttgtatgttatatattgcTTTGCAGGTACCAGAACATAGAagcaaggtttataagtgtcgtagaacacttaaacgatgattggatgttatgtacaagccaaatgaagtcaaacaaagagtcaaaggcacgtccctcgtgctgacgtcatcagcatgaaggattaccctcgtgctgacgtcagcacgaggtagattggCTAATTGTTATTTCAGGCCTAATTAcgcgattaaggccgaagcccacacaacccaatatcagctagtataaatacaagacctaatctacggaattaggttaatccttgttaatgatttacgaattcttgacagttattcacgaatttacgagctaaggttatttgttcctttgtgtgttcttctacacgaagcacaagccttgtgcatctccttgggttgattaattacttattaattaacaaaaggcaatagcaatctagttatctcaagaggattccacactcttgacataacgaatcacatcttattacgatccacgcaacaatagggcaccttacaagtggtatcaaagtcctaaggttgattaccagaaggtttaataTTGTTTGATACTCTATTaattgcaaaatcaattcgaaattcgtgtttttggtcaagttcgtgctcttcttcgtgttagttcgtgcatacgtcagcacgaagtgaacttcgtgttcgtgcttacgtcacccagcagacttcgtgtccacttcgtgccacgtcagcgcgaaccactcttcgtaacttaggtcgtgacttgtGTTTCGTACTTTGTGCGACGTGTACTTCGTGGAAGTCAtacagcttcgtgccacgtgacttcgtgcttcgtgccacgtgtacttcgtgccacgtgtccttcgtgctatacgaaCTAAGTAGTTTTTCgttttacttgaattcaaaagattcgaaatgacgaccttaccagctgccgcaaactcacccaatgccttacttatcagccagatgatcatgcacgatcatgaggttggtcggggtaagagacgttttgaagactacattcgtgtcactgacatggaaatgtggctagtgataactcaaggttttgattggcctttatatgagaagaacggagtgatcagtaggtatacttatgctgatatgcctattgaagaacgtaaaagatacgctatTGAGGGAAAGAcattgtctactcttactatggccttgcctcaagatagtgtatatttgtttaaaaagtatactacttcaaaggatttatgggatgctctcgaaagatattgtgagggcgatgtaactttgaagaagaacaGTCTCAAGCTTCTTAAGCgacagtatgaagcctttaatggagtgaaaggggaatctcttgacgagattattatttgatttagtcatttgaccactgagttgtcatactttgaagttgtttatcctcaaactgagctagttgataagtttctggattcactgcctaagaaatggactgattatgttcatcaacttcaagatgatcaggaatacagtacataggattttgaaaaggtagtttccaagctgaagaacagagacatgaagagaagcattatagatactcactcggatcttacacaagatccatccttatatcatgctaagtctgttcatttagcaagctcCAGCTCAGGAAACAACGCATTTCtaaaggaagaatgagtgtttactcagccttttgtaatgctcatgaagcatttattggaggaaaggttactgatccagcagtaattgatgaggattacaatcaaatagatcctgatgatttggaagagatggatctacaatggcagcttgctatgcttactattaaggtcagaagattcactcagagaactgggagacctataggtaatggcactaaaggctttgacaaatccaaggtgaaatgttataactgcaatggatttggtcattttgcaagagagtgtcaacgacctaagaggattgataataccgttgctggtcttcaaaattataatcaaggcggtattactccgaataatcataagacataagcaatgattacatatcctgctactccacaacaaccagtttcgtcaccattttcggattcaaaggctgttgttgttcaaaattcagatggtacttatcaatgggatacacaatctgatgatacctcgaatcatgcatacatggtagaattatatgatgaggtagttgcaacgattgattatgctgtgtactcaagtgaagaaagtgcatctgagatagtacagaagaatatgtgtaatgttgctaagacagtaagatctgagagtgaacaaatgactgcaataAAAGCATTTGacgaaaaggaagagtcatcaaatcctgttgatgacattttcttgaagagcattgaagagcagatgaagaactttgtgatacctgaaggtatgacaactgaagactttgttgcatacatggcagattgcaaggctgcatatcagaaggtatcttgttctttatcttctataattgatgtgtgtagaatggtgtcagatttaaaacaagaaatttgaaactaaaagaaaattcaactagtttaattgctgaaaatgttatccttaaaaaggaaagtaatgtgtctaaagattccgatttacttctacaaggtcACAAACAAACTAtattagattttaatccagatgaagtagtatactacacattgaaagactgtgatacagttttctatgataaagaagtatctataaataggattgaacctaaatcaagaattgataaagtttggtgtgtggaaaataaagaagaatggttagctgaacaaattccatataaggatagacattatgctcctattaaaccaataacaaatatggaagaatcaatacagacgcttgataccataaatgaaatgaaggagtatggtataccaatccctgaaatagagaaTGGTCAATCTAAAAAACTACAAGTAAAGAAGtgctatacttgtcgtgagaaaggccatatagctattgaatgtccaaatatgAAGGTCAaaaatcctaagaatgacagtcaagtcaagtaaaaggatgttagtgatattcctaatcctaaagggaagggtaaactagttgaacaagtagcttcaccaaaatttatgagtgcatataaaagggattattatgaggagttTGCAAAAAAACatcctaataataaaaatgcacagaattatgttaagttacttagaaatgtgtcatatggagagtctattATAATAGATCAAAGGATTAGTGTccatagatctaagactccaaaatgACAGGGActttcacagaatactacttctagtggtgtaagtccgagtcattcttgtacacctcaaaggagtaattcacctaggaagatgactcaacaaaatcgatcccctcctattagaattaatagttcgtctaaattctatgatcgattagggagtcaacctagatttggtactcactcaccaaggaattcatctCCTAAGACTcatttcacttcacctaagaaacagtctgtgacaccatcttcatccaaggctccattacagagtgatggatattggaccgaattgatcgtTAGAGATGagttcggcaaacctaaacctcaaaaggtttgggttcccttcagaaactaaccatcttatcgtctaatgtgcagggagaaccaagaagcctatcagtctttggtatgttgacagtggatgctctcggcacatgacaggggacaagaacgttttgtccaattatgaagatgtaaatgattcatatgttagtttcgcaggtcccaaggacGGCAACATCtcaggccaaggtgatgttgttaatgggaagattacgctggaaaaggtcaattatgtggaaaGTTATCACATAAtctattaagtgtttctcagatttgtgacaagggtaacactgtccattttaatgagaaataAGCACTTagattgaaaccaggatatgttattcctgaagactggatcctgctgaaagctcctaggaagagagacatctatggccttgtgttaggtgttgataatccagaggagtctgtttgcttattatcgaaagcaaacgaatctgaatctttactatggcatagaagaatgggacatatcaatttccgaaagatgaatgacattgtcaaacatggtttggtggAAGGCATTcccatgaaatggtttggaatggaagacaaatgtgtaccttgtctgaaaggtaaacagcaaaagtctgcacataaaccgaaacaagaaaattctattgccattCCTTTCGAGTTAATttacatggatttatttggtccagtaaatgtaagaagtatcggtgggatgtattactgtttgtgGTTAcagatgattactcgagattctcatgggttttctttcttaaatcgaaagatgaaactccgcagattttgataaatttctttgtcgaaacttaaaacatttatggagttcgcgttaagagaatcaggagtgacaacggaactgaattcaagaataatgtgatggatgtcttttgtttgtcaaagggaattcaacatcaatacagttctccgtatgaactacaacagaatggagttgctgaaaggaagaataggactctaatcgagatagccagaactatgcttgcagattcagggcttcctattatgttttgggcggaagcggtgaatacagcttgtcatattttaaatactgtagttaagcgtcataataagacatgttatgagcttctacataagaagaaaccgaatttaccagaatgttgaaccattaggtgtaccgtgtactttcttgaagtatctacctcagtcaaattttgattcaaaggttgaagagggatttctcatgggttataaaccgggaacatcaattcgacgggtttacaacaaacagaccggcaaagttgatttgggaacaaatgtcaagattgtcagtcataagcccgctattcattctggaagtggcaaaaacttcgattacgatagtgtgtttagttcactacatggtcctgattcttattcagatcctgagacaattgatgatatgattattttaagagatcacatggataatactcctatatctccgcctactcggaatgtcaatactactccaaccaacgttcagtctactactgatgttgatgaaagtggtaaggacaaggataagacatcAGATTCAGaaaataatgaacccgcaaacactacaccacttactccatcgaagaggagaacaaatttaggagaaagtttgaatgttgattcggttcctcaatatcgaattaataaggatcacccagttgaaaatattattggaaatgctacagaacctgttcaaACTAGAAATcggttgaataaggatctaacaagtttgttctgtgaagtgaaagacactggtttgataactgagtgtttgtattcatgtttcatttcacaagtagaacctaagaatgttatggcagcacttcaagatccatgttgggttgaagctatgcaagaagaattagctcaatttgaaaaagttggagtttgggagttagtagatgtgcctagaggtaaagaaccgattggaactcgttgggtatataaatgcaaacgagatgacaaagggatcgttactagaaataaagcacatttggttgttcaggggtatGCACaatgagaaggatatgactataacgaaacttttgcatcagttgctaggattgaagctataaggtttttttagcctatgcaagtttcaaaggtataaaggtgtatcagttagacgttaagagtgccttcttatacagtgaagtcaaagaagaagtgtatgttcaccaaccaccggggtttgaagatccgaattatccaagaagagcatatcgattagataaggctctttatggattgcatcaagcacccagagtgtggtatgaaaagttgtcgacacatttgttgacaaatggatgtacaagaggatcgatagacagcacattgtttatcaagtggaagaagcgagattatctaattgtacaagtttacgtggatgatatcatttttggttcatctaatataaagatgtgtaaagagtttgaaatgagcatgaaaaatgtatttgaaatgagtgctatgggggaattacaatttttcctcggactacaagtagatcaaaggaaagatggattctttattcaccagtctaagtatgtcgatgacatcttggagaggtttcaaatgttagagtccaagacatatggtactcctattcagcaaaatcatggtttaggagttcttgatccgaaagatgaacttgtggatgcaacttattatcgtgctattattggctcattgatgtatatgactgcttcgcgtccagatattatgttcgttgTTTGTCTTTGCACTAGATTGCAagctgtaacaccccgactaaggcggaaacacgagatgccacagaacgacatggtacaaaagatttaaatataaaacatcaactcaagttttcaaatgacattcaaaatccaaaagattacaaattaaagatgacgtccaaatccattacacaaccaaattcataattaaaatgattaaatgtttgcaatacttgttCAACCATACAAGCATATTAGAGTCCAAAAGGGTGGTCCAAGCTACGCACCTAAAtctttaacctgaaaagcatgaagaagaagaagtgtcaactacgagagttgagtgagttcataggtttttaactaacaacagaaagtgtatatatatatatccatcataaccaaaaatttgagagtcaccaaaatttccatgtatacCTCCAATGTAACATTTGAAAAGCGTATGTTCCACTTACTATAATCAACGTAGTAAAATTACtatcatataaccacaagggtataattcaatcaaccttgatgagtaaatgcttgagccactactactaccttttttccaaagtccaataataaataaataaatcttgcacgagctgtcaatcaagtgccgtaataataataatatgaaaggggtcgtgccatggagacgacctaagtaaggtagctagaacacc is drawn from Erigeron canadensis isolate Cc75 chromosome 9, C_canadensis_v1, whole genome shotgun sequence and contains these coding sequences:
- the LOC122583293 gene encoding uncharacterized protein LOC122583293, which produces MGNSNRQQGTLPSNTQQNPKTSGSNDGGNKYQHPNVRNEHVNAITTRFGKVVNSPISPPISSATNVPIQVDSESEDDQVDEEIVVEPNPTVKSPAVSSTSTTPVAKPAVVDPEVKAYKPKVPFPQRLKKDKLREQYEEAKATFLNAECSAIVKNQIRPKLEDPGSFLITCSLDAKLTCDALADIGASINLMPFSVYRRLSLVALKPTRMSIRLDNHSFQYPMWIAENLCVKVGHIVLLANFRYP